The segment AATCACGGCTGGCCGCCAGTTCGTCGACGAGAATGCCGCCATCAAGCACATCCAGCCCCAGGCTGCGCAGTACGCCTTCCAGGCTGTAACGGTTGGCGTTGTAGATCTGCCCCGGCGCCAGCGCCTGGCCGGGCTCGCGCAACTCGTTGCCGCTGCTCAGCAAGCCGACCCGCAGCGGTCGGTAGACTGTCACTTCGGCGCATCCCAGGCTCGCCAGCAGGCCGATTTCCAGAGGCCGCAGCCGGATTCCGGCGTCCAGCACGCGGCTCCCGGCGGCGAACTCCTCGCCCTGGCGGCGCACGTTCGCCCCTGCCGGCACGCTGGCCAGCCAGACCCCGTCATCCTTGACCCGTGCCAGCTCCTGCGGCACCACGGTATCGGCGCCTGGCGGCAATGGCGCACCGGTGAATATCCGCACCGCGGTGCCGGCTGGCAGTTCGGCCAGCGCCGCGTCGCCAGCGGCGATCCGTCCGGCCAGAGGCAGCCAGCCCTCGCCAGCGGGCAGGTCGGCGGCACGCAGGGCATAGCCGTCCATCGCGCTGTTGTCCCAGGCGGGCATGGCGCTGGCCGCATGAATCGGCAGCGCCAGGGTACGACCAAGGGCCTGCGCCAGCGGTACCCGCTCCGGTTTCGGCGGCAAGGGGACCTGCTTCAGCAGTTCGGCAATCGCCTCGTCCACCGGTCGCAAGTCGGTCTTAGCCGCATGGCAGCCGCAGGCGCTCATGAGCGGGCTCCGCACTGGAGGGCCGGGTGCTCCGGCAGCGACTTGAGATGGGGGACGAAATTGCACGGCCGCGTACGGCTGTCGAGCTGCTCGCGCAGGATCTTCTCCCAGGCCGTCCGGCAGGCCCCGGGGGAACCGGGCAGGCAGCAGACCAGGGTGGCGTTGCTGATTCCGGCCAGCGCGCGGGACTGGATGGTGGAGGTCCCGATCTCGGCCAGCGACACCTGGCGAAACAGCTCGCCGAAACCATCCACCGCCTTGTCCAGCAGCGGCGACACCGCCTGGGGCGTATTGTCCCGCGCGGTGAATCCGGTGCCGCCGGTGATCAGTACCACCTGCAC is part of the Pseudomonas lalkuanensis genome and harbors:
- the moaB gene encoding molybdenum cofactor biosynthesis protein B encodes the protein MAHLSSVEFQPLRIAVLTVSDTRSLATDTSGQTLIEGLEAAGHQLHERALVIDDIWQIRAWLCAWIADPLVQVVLITGGTGFTARDNTPQAVSPLLDKAVDGFGELFRQVSLAEIGTSTIQSRALAGISNATLVCCLPGSPGACRTAWEKILREQLDSRTRPCNFVPHLKSLPEHPALQCGARS
- a CDS encoding molybdopterin molybdotransferase MoeA, with the protein product MSACGCHAAKTDLRPVDEAIAELLKQVPLPPKPERVPLAQALGRTLALPIHAASAMPAWDNSAMDGYALRAADLPAGEGWLPLAGRIAAGDAALAELPAGTAVRIFTGAPLPPGADTVVPQELARVKDDGVWLASVPAGANVRRQGEEFAAGSRVLDAGIRLRPLEIGLLASLGCAEVTVYRPLRVGLLSSGNELREPGQALAPGQIYNANRYSLEGVLRSLGLDVLDGGILVDELAASRDSLSLAACEADVLITSGGVSVGEEDHLKQAVRELGELHLWRLAIQPGKPLAFGSVCGKPWIGLPGNPAAALITALVVARPFLLRAQGRNEVLARPLRLPAAFDWTRGNPRRQYLRARLESPGGHLQVVLHPDQGSAMLASACWADGLALIECERTLMRGELVDFLPFADLLG